The genomic segment GGCACATCATCCATCGTGTATTGTATGTGGATCAGGCCGCAGGTGCTGCTCTGATACACCTTGATCATCTTCATGCGCGCCATCTCCAGCAGCGCGATGAACGTGATGACTATGTCGTAGCGGGTGATCGCCTCCGGCAGGAGCTCCTCGATCGAGGTGGTGGCGCCCTTCCGGAGCAAACCCACTATCTGGTAGATGCGGTCGTTGACCGAGATGCGGTCCACCGCCACGTCGTGGAACTCCCCCTGCGGCGCCTTCTTGAGTATGTTCGAGAACGCCTCCACCAGCTCGTATATGTCCCCTTCGACAGGGCCCTGCGACTCCACGAGCACCCTCTCCGGCTGCATCGGCGTAAAGACGTCGCGTCCCAGCATGGCGCGCTCGAGTATCTGCTCGGAGGCCTGTTTGTAGCGCTGATACTCGAGAAGCCGCTTCACCAGGTCCGCCCTCGGGTCCAGCTCATCCTCCTCGCCTTCGGCGTCGCCCTCGGGCAGCAGAAGCCTCGACTTGATGTGCGCGAGCTCCGCGGCCATGAGCAGGAACTCGCCTGCGAGGTCGATGTCCAGCTCCTGGAGAGTGTCGATGTAGCGCACATACTCCTCGAGCACGAACGCTATCGGGATATCGTAGACGTCGAGGTCGTTCTTCTTGATGAGGTGCATGAGCAGATCCAGCGGCCCCTCGAAGACCTCAAGATTTACCCTGTAGTCATCCATAGACCACTCCCATCACCTTGCGGACCTTCTCCATCACAAGGCGCGCGACCTCTCGCGCCCTCTCGGAGCCGGCCCTGGCCATCGCCAGCAGCTCATCGTCCTTGCCTTCCCAGCGCTCGCGTCTGGCCCTTATGGGCGTCCAGAACTCGATCGCATTCTGGATGCAGAGCTTCTTGCAGTCCACACAACCGATGCCGGCGGAGCGGCATTGCGAAGCGATCTCCGCGACCTTCGCGCGGTCGGTGTAGAGCTTGTGATACGCGAAGATGTTGCAGACATCCGGGTCGCCGGGGTCCTGCCTGCGCTTTCTGGCCGGATCCGTGATCGCGGCCATCATCTTCTTGCGGATCTCCTCATCGCTGTCGGCCATGTATATGGCGTTGCCGAAGCTCTTGCTCATCTTGCGGCCGTCGATGCCGGGGATGCGCGGGGCCTCGGTCAGCATGGGCTTGGGTTCGGAGAAGACGTCGTGTTTTGTGATGAACGCGAAGCGGCGCACGAGCTCCCGCGCGAACTCCAGATGCGCGAGCTGGTCCTCGCCCACGGGCACAAAGTCCGCCTTGTAGATGAGGATGTCGGCGGCCTGCAGGAGCGGGTAGCCGAGGAACCCGTACATGTTGAGGTCGCGGTCGGCGAGCTGGGCCTGCATGTCCTTGAACGATGGCACGCGTTCGAGCCAGCCCAGCGGGGTCAACATCGAGAGGAGCAGGTGCAGCTCCGCGTGCTCAGGGACCCACGACTGGATGAAGATGGTGGATTTTTTCGGATCGAGGCCTGCCGCGAGCCAGTCCTTGAGAACCTCTTTGACCGACTCGCAGATCCCCTCGGTGTGCTCGTAGCCTGTGGTCAGGGCGTGCCAGTCCGCCACGAAGTAGTAGCAGTCGTACTCGTCCTGCAGACCGACCCAGTTTTTGAGCGCGCCGAAGTAGTTGCCCCAGTGGAGCCTTCCGGTCGGGCGATTGCCGCTGAGTATCCGTTTCTTTGCCGCCATCTTGCCCTCTGGCTCAACTAGGGAGCAGAAATCCGGCCACATAGAGGACCGGGACGAGGATGTACCTTAGCAATCCGGTTACGAACAATACAAGCAAAATCATGAAGCTGTAGCGCGAGAAGCGGTCGAACGAATCCAGACTCGATGCGGGGAGGATGCCTCTCAACACCGAGCCTCCGTCAAGCGGCGGCATGGGCAGGAGGTTGAATACCGCAAGCACGAGGTTGAGGACAACGCCCATCTCGAAGATGGCGTACATCCCGCCGAATATTGTCGCGCCGATGCTCCCTGATACGAGCCACGACATAGGGAGGCTCGGCAACAGGGCCACGAAGAGCCTGACAAGGGCCGCGAATACGAGGGCCAGCAATATGTTGGAGGCAGGGCCCGCGATCGCAACCCACAGGTTCGACTTTCTAGCCTCTCCCTTGAGCCTGTAGGGGTTGACCGGCACCGGCTTGCCCCAACCTATCACCGGCGCGCCGGTGAGTATGCCTATCGAGGGCAGGATAACCGTGCCTATCAGGTCCATGTGCGGGAACGGGGAGAGGCTGATCCTGCCGAGGAGCTTGGCGGTCGGATCGCCGAATTTATCGGCGATATAGGCGTGCGCAGCCTCGTGGAACGAGAGCGAGAAGAGGAACAGGGGGTAGAAGAGGACGAAGTCGATGATCCGGCTGTGCATTGAGACCTGCTATCTGAAACCGCCCGGAAAGTCAATTCGCGGGCTTTCACGCCCTGGGATGGAACTTCTTATACAGATCCTGCAGGTGCGCGCGGGAGACGTGCGTGTAGATCTGGGTCGTGGAGATATCGGCATGCCCCAGCATGGCCTGCACGATCCTGAGGTCGGCGCCGCGCTCGATGAGATGCGTTGCGAACGAGTGGCGCAGCATGTGTGGGGTGACGTTGATCGAAATCCCGGCCTTTCGCGCGTGTTCCTTTATGAGCTCCCACAGCCTCTGGCGGCATATCCCGCCTCCGTGATTGGAGAGGAAGAGCCTCTCGCATATGCGCTTGCCCGCGAGCCTGGGCCTTCCGTCGGCAAGGTACTCCGTCAGCGCATCGATCGCGCTCCTTCCCATGGGCACAATCCTCTCCTTCGAGCCCTTGCCCATCGGCATCACGTAGCCCTGCTGGAGGTTTATGCGGTCGGTCGTGACCGTGCTGATCTCGGAGATGCGCAACCCCGACGCGTAGAACA from the bacterium genome contains:
- a CDS encoding segregation/condensation protein A, encoding MDDYRVNLEVFEGPLDLLMHLIKKNDLDVYDIPIAFVLEEYVRYIDTLQELDIDLAGEFLLMAAELAHIKSRLLLPEGDAEGEEDELDPRADLVKRLLEYQRYKQASEQILERAMLGRDVFTPMQPERVLVESQGPVEGDIYELVEAFSNILKKAPQGEFHDVAVDRISVNDRIYQIVGLLRKGATTSIEELLPEAITRYDIVITFIALLEMARMKMIKVYQSSTCGLIHIQYTMDDVPEEEVLRLVEKEATGFDSPKADADGSTGRQDG
- the trpS gene encoding tryptophan--tRNA ligase, coding for MAAKKRILSGNRPTGRLHWGNYFGALKNWVGLQDEYDCYYFVADWHALTTGYEHTEGICESVKEVLKDWLAAGLDPKKSTIFIQSWVPEHAELHLLLSMLTPLGWLERVPSFKDMQAQLADRDLNMYGFLGYPLLQAADILIYKADFVPVGEDQLAHLEFARELVRRFAFITKHDVFSEPKPMLTEAPRIPGIDGRKMSKSFGNAIYMADSDEEIRKKMMAAITDPARKRRQDPGDPDVCNIFAYHKLYTDRAKVAEIASQCRSAGIGCVDCKKLCIQNAIEFWTPIRARRERWEGKDDELLAMARAGSERAREVARLVMEKVRKVMGVVYG
- a CDS encoding site-2 protease family protein — encoded protein: MHSRIIDFVLFYPLFLFSLSFHEAAHAYIADKFGDPTAKLLGRISLSPFPHMDLIGTVILPSIGILTGAPVIGWGKPVPVNPYRLKGEARKSNLWVAIAGPASNILLALVFAALVRLFVALLPSLPMSWLVSGSIGATIFGGMYAIFEMGVVLNLVLAVFNLLPMPPLDGGSVLRGILPASSLDSFDRFSRYSFMILLVLFVTGLLRYILVPVLYVAGFLLPS
- the xerD gene encoding site-specific tyrosine recombinase XerD translates to MLIDHAIDKYLTHLRVERHLSPNTLEAYGHDLRRFAEHMAAADVTDAQVASDKEVLSFLVLLHKGDLTSRSVTRYLVVIRGLFAFLLREKAIEKDPTAQIEFPARWKKLPHFLSLEQVDALLAAPDRRTVLGLRDHAIIQLFYASGLRISEISTVTTDRINLQQGYVMPMGKGSKERIVPMGRSAIDALTEYLADGRPRLAGKRICERLFLSNHGGGICRQRLWELIKEHARKAGISINVTPHMLRHSFATHLIERGADLRIVQAMLGHADISTTQIYTHVSRAHLQDLYKKFHPRA